A genome region from Populus alba chromosome 3, ASM523922v2, whole genome shotgun sequence includes the following:
- the LOC118028741 gene encoding probable sugar phosphate/phosphate translocator At1g12500 — protein sequence MVEAQKWATRRMSNPRIVDGTTVSTTTDDQVLDIPATPPGDVRNNAYSTVGSYFSPNILTAVIIASWYMSNIGVLLLNKYLLSFYGFRYPIFLTMLHMISCACYSYVAIKFLEIVPLQHILSRKQFMKIFALSAIFCFSVVCGNTSLRYLPVSFNQAIGATTPFFTAIFAFLITCKKESAEVYCALLPVVFGIVLASNSEPLFHLFGFLVCVGSTAGRALKSVVQGILLTSEAEKLHSMNLLLYMAPMAALILLPFTLYIEGNVAAITIEKARGDPFIVFLLAGNATVAYLVNLTNFLVTRHTSALTLQVLGNAKAAVAAVISVLIFRNPVTVMGMAGFAVTIMGVVLYSEAKKRSKVTTH from the coding sequence ATGGTGGAGGCACAAAAATGGGCAACAAGGAGAATGAGCAACCCGAGAATAGTGGATGGCACCACCGTGTCAACCACCACCGATGACCAAGTTCTTGACATACCAGCAACCCCACCTGGTGATGTAAGAAACAATGCATATTCCACCGTGGGATCATATTTCTCTCCAAATATTTTAACAGCTGTGATAATTGCATCATGGTACATGTCCAACATTGGTGTTTTGTTACTTAACAAGTACCTGTTAAGTTTTTATGGCTTCCGGTACCCAATATTCTTAACAATGCTGCACATGATTTCGTGTGCTTGTTACAGCTATGTGGCTATAAAGTTTCTTGAAATAGTACCACTGCAGCATATTTTATCAAGGAAGCAGTTTATGAAGATCTTTGCTTTGAGTgctatcttttgtttttctgtggTTTGTGGTAATACTTCATTGAGGTACTTGCCTGTGTCTTTTAATCAAGCTATTGGGGCAACTACACCATTTTTTACTGCTATTTTTGCGTTCTTGATAACGTGCAAGAAAGAATCTGCTGAGGTTTATTGCGCACTTTTGCCTGTGGTTTTTGGAATTGTTTTGGCCAGTAATAGTGAGCCTTTGTTTCATTTATTTGGGTTCTTGGTTTGTGTTGGTTCAACTGCTGGACGTGCTTTAAAATCCGTGGTTCAAGGGATTTTGCTAACATCAGAAGCTGAGAAGTTACATTCTATGAATTTGTTGCTTTATATGGCACCAATGGCTGCTTTGATTTTGTTACCGTTCACTCTTTACATTGAAGGGAATGTGGCTGCAATTACCATTGAGAAAGCCAGAGGGGATCCGTTTATTGTGTTCTTGTTGGCTGGGAATGCAACTGTGGCTTATTTAGTGAATTTAACGAATTTTTTGGTGACCAGGCACACAAGTGCCCTGACTCTTCAAGTGTTAGGCAATGCTAAGGCTGCAGTGGCTGCTGTCATATCAGTCTTGATCTTTAGGAATCCGGTGACTGTGATGGGCATGGCTGGATTCGCGGTTACAATCATGGGTGTGGTGCTTTACAGCGAGGCAAAGAAGAGATCTAAGGTCACAACTCACTGA
- the LOC118028765 gene encoding growth-regulating factor 12, with product FVGTRLASGWNVERNRRDGESGSPALGLGLELGRGGSSPRPAISCKKPYGFTVLQLQELQLQSLICTYIQAGFPVPYHLVLPIWRSVATSLGGLSSRLCQLYPSLMGCNPLYLAYKKGMEPEPGRCRRTDGKKWRCSKEALPYQKYCDRHIHRGRQRSRKLEESASHGNSSTNLSISLPAGNSGASAW from the exons tttGTAGGGACTAGGCTTGCAAGTGGTTGGAACGTGGAGAGAAATAGGCGCGATGGTGAATCTGGGTCACCTGCACTTGGGCTAGGACTTGAGCTTGGACGTGGCGGGTCTAGTCCAAGACCAGCAATCAGCTGCAAAAAGCCTTATGGGTTCACCGTTCTTCAACTGCAGGAGCTACAACTCCAGTCTCTTATCTGTACGTATATCCAAGCTGGATTTCCTGTACCTTACCACCTTGTTTTACCTATATGGAGAAGTGTTGCTACTTCCCTTGGTGGTCTCAGTTCAAGGTTGTGCCAACTCTACCCTAGTC TTATGGGGTGCAACCCATTATATTTGGCATATAAGAAGGGAATGGAGCCTGAGCCCGGGAGATGTAGGAGAACAGATGGAAAGAAATGGAGGTGTAGCAAAGAGGCTCTCCCATATCAAAAGTACTGTGACAGGCACATACACAGAGGACGCCAGCGTTCAAGAAAGCTTGAGGAATCTGCTTCCCATGGTAATTCCAGCACCAACCTCTCCATTTCCCTACCTGCTGGAAACAGTGGTGCTAGCGCCTGGTAG